Part of the Paenibacillus terrae HPL-003 genome is shown below.
GCCATCGTCTTTAGAATGGTAGACTTGCCGGAGCCATTTGCGCCCACCAATGCTGTGATTTTCCCTTGCGGTATTTCAACGTTCAGGTCCTCCACAATCAACCGATCTTCATAAGCAATATCCAGATTAGCCGTTTTCAGACGAAACATTCGGAATCATTCCTTTCCCTTATCTAATATATAGTCACGGGCTTAACGCACGATATTCATCAAAACTTCATTCTATCTTTATATAATAAAGATATTGATAATCATTATCAAGTGTTAACTAGCATATTCCCTTAGCACGGGAATCATTTCACGGAAAATGACCTTGAAAATTCACAAAAAAAGATCACAGCTCTCAAAGCTGTGATCTTCTAAAATCCGGCAGACAACATCAGGACTGTACAGAACGCAGCCCAAATGCTTCAGCCATAAGACGTATGGATTTCATCTTGGCGTCAAAGTCGTGAATAATACTTGCCACCATGATTTCCTGTGTATGATAAGCCTCACTCAATTGCTCAATTTGGTGCTTTACCTGCTCGGGCGAACCCACCACCATACGCTTGCGATTCTCGCGGATGCGCACTCGGTCATATGGCGTATACGGATACGCCAAGGCCTTTTCTACGGAAGGTGTGCCGGCGGAACGCATTCCCTGCTCCAGCAGCACCAGAGACAAGTCCATGCTGGAGGCCAGGCGGTTCGCTTCTTCTTCAGTATCCGCGCAGATCGCAAATACGGCGACAAGCGAATGCGGCTGATCACTGTGCTGCGAAGGCTGGAAGCTTTCCTGATACCCCTTCATGGCTCCTGTGCCGCCTTCCCCGTTAATGAACTGCGCAAACGCAAAGCCCACACCACGCTCGGCGGCCAGACCTGCACTATCACCGCTGGAGCCAAGCAGCCACATTTCCGGCACGGTCTCTACGAGCGGCATCGCCTGTAGCGAACCGAAGCGATGCTGGTTGTCTGTACTGTCATGCAAATAGGCTAGCAGGTCATCCAGCTGCTCGGGGTACAGATCGACGCCACCTCGCATTTTACCTTCCTGCAGGGCTCTGGTAGCAATCGGCATGCCTCCCGGCGCTCGTCCCAAACCCAAATCAATGCGCCCCGGGTATAAGCCCTCCAGTACACGAAAGTTTTCCGCTACTTTATAAGCGCTGTAATGCGGCAGCATCACACCGCCTGATCCCACTCGAATGGTTGAGGTACGAGCGGCCAGATGCGAAATCAATACCTCCGGGCTGGAACCAGCAAGATTAGGGGCAGCATGATGCTCTGATACCCAAAAGCGATGATAACCCAAGCGTTCCGCCTCTATAGCAAGCTCAGCGGTCTTTTGTAATGCTTGCGCATGCGTCATGCCTTCCGATACCGGAGATTGGTCAAGAATGCTGAGTTTTATCATATAAAGTCTGACCTTTCTGTTTGGGAATAAGAATAGGCATTAATTATAGCACGCGAAGCCACAGTTACCCAAGAGGGTTCAATTTGATTTATACTGAAAAATTGATTTTTCACCGGAATTGGAAATGTTTATTTTTCGTTGAGGCCCGCCTTCACTTTATCCGCTTCATAAAGATGTGAACGCTTTTTAAAGAAACTAAACAGATGTGTGACGATAACCTTCAATACAGCATAGCCTGGAACCGCCAGTATAATCCCTACCACTCCAAACAGATTGCCCGCCGTCAGAATGACAAAGATAATCGTGATCGGATGCACCCGGAGAGACTTGCCCATAATTTGTGGAGAAATAAATTTACCCTCAATGAGCTGTACGACTGTCCATACGATGACCATTTTGAGCAGCATAACCGGAGATGTTACCAAAGCTACAATTAATGCAGGCGTAATGGCAATCACGGGTCCCAAATAAGGAACAACGCTCGTAAAGGACGCAATGACGGCAAGCGTCAGAGAATAGTCCAGCCCGATGATCAAGTAGCCGATATACAGCAGAAACCCAATACAGAAGCTGACAATAATCTGCCCACGAATATACGAGCTGACCTGATGATTCATTTCGGTCATAATACGATCGGTCTCTTTACGAAACATAGGCGGAAATATCTTCAGGACCGACTGTGGCAGCTTGCGTCCATCCTTCAGCAGGTAGAACAGAATAAATGGAACCGTAGCGATCGCAAGCACCGTTTCTGTGACAACACCCAAAAAGCTCCCCAAACTTGCCCAGGCATTATTAATGAAGGCAGATAACTTTTCAGAAGCCTTGGAGGCCAGCTCAGATGGATTGATTTGAATCGTGTTCTGGAACTGGTTCACAAAGTCACTGCCAATTAATTTTTCAAACTGTTGTTGTACTTGCTCGCTATATGCAGGCACATTTTGAACCAACCCCTGAATCTGATCGCGGATCACTGGCACTACCGATGTAATCACGATGGTGATAACCCCTATGATGAGCAAATACAGCACAATAATGGAGTATATCCGTTTGACCTTGTTGCGCTCCAATACATCAACCAGCGGATTGAACAGATAGTACAAAACACCGGACAAAATGACAGGGAGAATGATCGTTTTCAGCAGCACCATAATGGGGGTAAATATGTACGAAATTTTGGTGAACACCAATACATTCAAACCGATAAGCAGCAGTACCAGCAGGAATAACACAAACTTGTTGTTCAGAAAAAACTTTTTGAATCGGTCTTTCCATGCCGGAGTTGTTTCCACAATGACATTCCCCTTCTCTTTAAGCAAATGAGTTAATGGCCCTTT
Proteins encoded:
- a CDS encoding LLM class flavin-dependent oxidoreductase, whose amino-acid sequence is MIKLSILDQSPVSEGMTHAQALQKTAELAIEAERLGYHRFWVSEHHAAPNLAGSSPEVLISHLAARTSTIRVGSGGVMLPHYSAYKVAENFRVLEGLYPGRIDLGLGRAPGGMPIATRALQEGKMRGGVDLYPEQLDDLLAYLHDSTDNQHRFGSLQAMPLVETVPEMWLLGSSGDSAGLAAERGVGFAFAQFINGEGGTGAMKGYQESFQPSQHSDQPHSLVAVFAICADTEEEANRLASSMDLSLVLLEQGMRSAGTPSVEKALAYPYTPYDRVRIRENRKRMVVGSPEQVKHQIEQLSEAYHTQEIMVASIIHDFDAKMKSIRLMAEAFGLRSVQS
- a CDS encoding AI-2E family transporter, with amino-acid sequence METTPAWKDRFKKFFLNNKFVLFLLVLLLIGLNVLVFTKISYIFTPIMVLLKTIILPVILSGVLYYLFNPLVDVLERNKVKRIYSIIVLYLLIIGVITIVITSVVPVIRDQIQGLVQNVPAYSEQVQQQFEKLIGSDFVNQFQNTIQINPSELASKASEKLSAFINNAWASLGSFLGVVTETVLAIATVPFILFYLLKDGRKLPQSVLKIFPPMFRKETDRIMTEMNHQVSSYIRGQIIVSFCIGFLLYIGYLIIGLDYSLTLAVIASFTSVVPYLGPVIAITPALIVALVTSPVMLLKMVIVWTVVQLIEGKFISPQIMGKSLRVHPITIIFVILTAGNLFGVVGIILAVPGYAVLKVIVTHLFSFFKKRSHLYEADKVKAGLNEK